DNA from Vibrio alfacsensis:
ACTTCTGGTGAAGATAAGCTGTTTATTGGGGTTGCCGAACTGAACGATGATGGAAAAGTCGCACCAAAACGTTTGGTGGTTTTCCGAAACGAAGAGTAACTACGTTTAGTTCAAGAAAATACTGGCTTTTGTGCCGGTATTTTTATATTGCGTGAGTTAGGAAACTTCCTTATAATTCGCGCTTCGCGTAGCGGCTGAATCAGAGATTGGCTGCTACAACTTTAAACCTACTCTTATTAGGAGAGAATTATGTCTCTGAATGCAGAAACTAAAGCAGCAATCGTAGCAGAATACGCACAAGGCGAAGGCGACACTGGTTCACCAGAAGTTCAAGTAGCTCTACTTACAGCTTCTATCAACCACCTTCAAGGTCACTTCAAGGCTCACAAAGGCGATCACCACAGCCGTCGTGGTCTTCTACGTATGGTTTCTCGTCGTCGTAAGCTTCTAGATTACCTAAAAGGTAAAAATCTAGCTCGCTACCAA
Protein-coding regions in this window:
- the rpsO gene encoding 30S ribosomal protein S15, yielding MSLNAETKAAIVAEYAQGEGDTGSPEVQVALLTASINHLQGHFKAHKGDHHSRRGLLRMVSRRRKLLDYLKGKNLARYQDLIKRLGLRR